The Caldicellulosiruptor changbaiensis genome has a segment encoding these proteins:
- a CDS encoding Uma2 family endonuclease, translated as MFAEKKKCTYEEFLRISSEKRAEFIDGEIYYLASPSFEHQMVISKLNIEFMRYFEGRGCIPVISPFDVVFEDKEKNERHVVQPDIVVICDKSKITDEGYKGVPKLIVEVLSPTTASVDYIKKMQLYSRFGVLEYWIVNPRNKSLQIFVLENGVYIEHIALSQTGIAVSAAFEDLKVNIENIFNF; from the coding sequence ATGTTTGCTGAGAAAAAAAAGTGTACCTATGAAGAGTTTTTGAGAATTTCTTCTGAGAAAAGAGCAGAGTTTATAGACGGTGAGATTTATTATTTGGCATCTCCCTCTTTTGAGCACCAGATGGTAATATCAAAACTAAACATTGAATTTATGAGGTATTTTGAGGGCAGAGGATGTATTCCTGTAATATCACCATTTGATGTTGTGTTTGAGGACAAAGAGAAAAATGAGAGGCACGTTGTTCAGCCAGATATTGTAGTGATTTGTGACAAAAGTAAAATCACCGATGAAGGTTACAAAGGGGTTCCTAAACTCATTGTTGAAGTGCTATCGCCTACAACTGCTTCGGTTGATTATATTAAAAAAATGCAGCTTTACAGTAGGTTTGGGGTTTTAGAATACTGGATAGTAAATCCGCGCAACAAATCACTACAGATATTCGTTTTAGAAAATGGAGTATATATTGAACATATAGCACTTTCTCAAACAGGCATTGCTGTGTCAGCTGCCTTTGAAGATTTGAAAGTGAATATAGAAAATATTTTCAATTTCTAA
- a CDS encoding coiled-coil domain-containing protein, translating to MWGGFFSSFDGDSVEIRFLKEFYIQTFLSILALIVAIGAVFIAILIIKRRQKRFERLKNLQLVEEYFQNISKRILEAEEKLPYLKLTMSYKDVEERFNNATLNFTYLKEYYDGIKKSYSESELKTFLNIYRIIKNDLDFIEEVLKNSETILKKEIERKEKIDRELEAVKNKQDLKSRINEIYEIVYSEDVLKEKIEGIKRLDEKIEYYKNLPENKKEEYLTNLISFVTKEFEEKYPLILAKLPRLAKNIKKEYDELLARLKVSEDVGRLILIEEFLDRFSKLDSDLFKEKTYEKTYNKAIVDKFAELRTEYDNVGMKFYKIDLKIDQVERLIQSGARQEVVEKELEILSMLISNFKKDVSECKRLLESFSSFLEKASSRISNKYDFNMLESYKERLKDLYYECNFDEFKKRYIEAENLARNIVLKSFPDRKEDFLKRSFKDFFDDFFDNF from the coding sequence ATGTGGGGAGGATTTTTCTCAAGTTTCGATGGAGATTCAGTAGAGATTCGCTTTTTAAAAGAGTTTTATATTCAAACATTCTTGAGCATCTTAGCCTTGATTGTTGCTATAGGTGCTGTATTCATAGCAATCTTAATCATAAAAAGAAGGCAAAAAAGGTTTGAGAGGCTGAAAAATCTCCAGCTTGTTGAGGAGTATTTCCAGAATATTTCAAAGAGGATTTTAGAGGCAGAAGAAAAATTGCCGTATTTAAAGCTAACTATGAGCTATAAGGACGTAGAGGAGAGGTTTAACAATGCAACTTTAAACTTTACTTATTTGAAAGAGTATTATGATGGGATAAAGAAAAGCTACTCAGAAAGTGAGCTAAAAACTTTTCTTAACATCTACAGAATAATAAAAAATGATTTGGATTTTATAGAAGAGGTCTTGAAAAACTCAGAGACAATATTGAAAAAAGAGATTGAAAGAAAAGAAAAGATTGACAGAGAGCTTGAGGCTGTTAAAAATAAGCAGGATTTAAAAAGTAGAATAAATGAAATATATGAGATTGTCTATTCAGAGGATGTTTTAAAAGAAAAAATAGAGGGTATAAAAAGACTTGATGAGAAAATAGAATATTACAAAAACTTGCCTGAGAACAAAAAAGAAGAGTATTTGACAAATTTGATTAGTTTTGTGACAAAAGAATTTGAAGAAAAGTATCCATTGATTTTAGCAAAATTGCCCAGGCTTGCGAAGAACATCAAAAAGGAATATGATGAGCTTTTGGCAAGGCTAAAAGTATCGGAAGATGTTGGGAGACTAATTTTAATTGAAGAGTTTTTAGACAGGTTTTCAAAACTTGACTCTGACCTTTTTAAAGAAAAGACTTATGAGAAAACTTACAACAAAGCCATTGTTGACAAATTTGCAGAGCTTAGGACAGAATACGACAATGTTGGTATGAAGTTTTACAAAATTGACCTGAAGATTGACCAAGTAGAAAGACTTATTCAAAGTGGTGCAAGACAAGAAGTAGTTGAAAAAGAGCTCGAGATTTTGAGTATGTTGATATCAAACTTCAAAAAAGATGTATCAGAGTGCAAAAGGCTTTTAGAGAGTTTTTCAAGCTTTTTAGAAAAGGCAAGTTCAAGGATATCAAACAAATACGACTTTAATATGTTAGAAAGTTATAAAGAGAGGCTGAAAGACCTTTATTATGAGTGTAACTTTGATGAGTTTAAAAAACGGTACATTGAGGCCGAAAACCTTGCACGAAATATTGTTTTAAAAAGCTTTCCTGACAGAAAAGAGGATTTTTTGAAAAGATCTTTTAAAGACTTTTTTGATGACTTTTTTGACAACTTCTAA
- a CDS encoding PspA/IM30 family protein, with protein sequence MGVFQKIAQLLKANINDLIEKAADPEKMLNQLIEDMEDQLQKARAEVANALADEKLLEKKVEENKKAAEDWQKKAELAVSKGEDELAVEALKRKREHERLAQEYQKQYEAQHEAVEKLKSGLKMLEDKIEEAKRRRDLLIAKSKRADAQITITHTMSKLTDTSAFESFEKYAQKIEQKEARAQAQEELLNSTKTLEDKFKELENSDADILDELQKLKEKMGK encoded by the coding sequence ATGGGTGTTTTTCAAAAGATTGCTCAGCTGCTTAAAGCAAACATCAACGATTTGATTGAAAAGGCTGCCGACCCTGAAAAGATGCTCAATCAGCTCATTGAGGACATGGAAGACCAGCTTCAAAAGGCAAGGGCTGAGGTTGCAAATGCCTTAGCAGATGAAAAACTTTTGGAAAAGAAGGTTGAGGAGAACAAGAAGGCAGCCGAGGATTGGCAGAAGAAGGCTGAGCTTGCAGTTTCGAAAGGCGAGGATGAGCTTGCTGTTGAGGCTCTCAAGAGAAAAAGAGAGCATGAAAGACTTGCTCAGGAGTACCAGAAACAATATGAAGCTCAGCATGAGGCGGTTGAGAAACTCAAAAGTGGTCTTAAGATGTTAGAAGACAAGATTGAAGAAGCAAAGAGAAGAAGAGATTTGCTAATTGCAAAGTCAAAAAGGGCAGATGCTCAGATTACCATTACCCACACAATGAGCAAATTAACAGATACATCTGCGTTTGAGTCGTTTGAAAAGTACGCTCAGAAGATAGAGCAGAAAGAAGCAAGGGCACAGGCTCAAGAAGAGCTTCTAAATAGTACAAAGACATTAGAAGATAAATTTAAGGAGCTTGAAAATAGTGATGCAGATATTTTAGATGAGCTTCAAAAATTAAAAGAGAAGATGGGCAAATAA
- a CDS encoding SpoIIE family protein phosphatase, translated as MDKIEVLEFKRQNLKKGQPEGSKTLFFFNAEEYFLLILAFLLGRCDLFSTSFFSTSYLSSFKKKDYIYYLASLFSIFGIISALNRSSVLKYVVSILVITTVNHFFEFNVYIRAVIAAGSVFVGGVLSIGIFKGVPAEVLYLLLESLFCYCFVLLFERFFDTIESKKQFSSEQAAITIGVLALSFLGLSSTFDSVVDIKKILFFILLFTISFGHGMIMSTTMGFVVGLLDSIKEGSSIEMSCIFAFAALLAGVMKGFGKIGIALGGFCGYVISVFYISSNPTVKLREILIASALFCIFPLEKILINNNNEGEEIQKMIKEKIFGIASVLENFGDTSSQKVIPIISKDEAKNIIEQTCHKLCSGCQNLQTCWQYCYTQTNHNLNEIKNIILKKGKLDENDIKVFKFICFKSKEFVVVVNGFLESLKYSKLMRNEGVQKESTFKNQIELIKDIVVDAAKMVEKDLKQDRGTAKEIELELCRFGYEVEKVDFTVADDYFQVEIELKEGFKPPRKREIEEIVKEIVRCDIEIISEVPKQTGGYTISIIKKPNVRIDYAIFSKSKENVNGDRVCFLQLKDGKFLACISDGMGTGKAAAENSFIVIDALKKFTSLGFDRKIALKFINSLLAIKNTEGFASVDIVCIDRFSLSCEFLKAGAMPTYIKRANRVFEISSNSLPVGIETETQFEYINHKLEKGDMIFMCSDGLLELLGEDGQKELLGYLSSHEFLSTQSATKQIFEWAISNSYGIKDDVTIIVLKVGGASEKKGDEKAS; from the coding sequence TTGGACAAGATAGAGGTTTTGGAGTTTAAAAGACAAAATTTAAAGAAGGGACAGCCAGAAGGTTCAAAAACTCTATTTTTTTTCAATGCAGAAGAATATTTTCTTTTGATTTTGGCCTTTCTGCTTGGAAGGTGTGACCTTTTTTCAACAAGCTTTTTTTCAACTTCTTATCTCAGTAGCTTCAAGAAAAAAGACTACATCTACTATTTAGCGTCATTATTTTCCATCTTTGGGATAATTTCAGCTTTAAACAGGTCCTCAGTACTAAAATATGTAGTTTCAATCCTGGTAATTACTACTGTCAATCATTTTTTTGAATTTAATGTCTATATAAGAGCTGTAATTGCAGCAGGAAGTGTATTTGTTGGTGGAGTACTTTCAATTGGCATATTCAAAGGAGTGCCAGCAGAAGTTTTGTATCTTCTTTTAGAATCACTTTTTTGCTACTGCTTTGTACTTTTGTTTGAAAGGTTTTTTGACACTATAGAGTCAAAAAAACAGTTTTCAAGCGAGCAGGCGGCTATTACCATAGGAGTTCTGGCTCTTAGCTTTTTAGGGCTTAGCAGCACATTCGACTCTGTTGTGGATATAAAGAAGATTTTATTTTTCATCCTGCTTTTTACAATCTCTTTTGGCCATGGAATGATAATGTCAACTACAATGGGGTTTGTTGTTGGTCTTCTTGACAGTATAAAAGAGGGAAGCAGCATAGAGATGTCGTGTATCTTTGCGTTTGCGGCCCTTCTTGCCGGAGTTATGAAAGGTTTTGGCAAGATAGGAATAGCTTTGGGTGGTTTTTGTGGATATGTAATATCAGTATTTTACATATCCTCAAACCCAACTGTTAAGTTAAGAGAGATTTTGATTGCCTCAGCTCTGTTTTGCATATTTCCGCTTGAAAAGATTCTAATTAATAACAATAATGAAGGGGAGGAGATTCAAAAGATGATTAAGGAAAAAATTTTTGGTATTGCCTCTGTACTTGAAAACTTTGGAGACACCTCTTCTCAAAAGGTTATACCTATAATAAGCAAAGACGAAGCAAAGAATATTATTGAACAGACATGTCACAAACTTTGCAGTGGCTGCCAAAATCTTCAAACGTGCTGGCAGTACTGTTATACTCAAACCAATCATAACTTAAATGAGATAAAAAATATAATATTGAAGAAGGGAAAGCTTGATGAAAACGACATCAAAGTTTTTAAATTCATATGTTTTAAATCAAAAGAGTTTGTAGTTGTTGTAAATGGATTTTTGGAGTCTTTAAAGTACTCAAAACTTATGAGAAACGAGGGTGTTCAAAAAGAGAGCACGTTTAAAAACCAGATAGAACTTATAAAAGACATTGTGGTTGATGCTGCAAAGATGGTGGAAAAGGACCTAAAACAGGACAGGGGAACCGCTAAAGAAATAGAACTTGAGCTTTGCAGGTTTGGATATGAAGTCGAGAAGGTAGATTTTACGGTAGCTGATGATTATTTTCAAGTTGAGATTGAGCTTAAAGAAGGATTCAAACCGCCGCGAAAGAGAGAAATAGAAGAAATTGTAAAGGAGATTGTTAGATGCGATATTGAAATAATATCAGAGGTGCCAAAGCAAACTGGCGGTTATACTATATCTATCATAAAAAAACCAAATGTGAGAATTGACTATGCCATCTTTTCAAAAAGCAAAGAGAATGTAAATGGCGATAGAGTGTGCTTTTTGCAGCTAAAAGACGGCAAGTTTTTGGCTTGTATCTCAGATGGTATGGGGACAGGCAAGGCTGCCGCAGAAAACAGTTTTATTGTAATAGACGCACTCAAAAAGTTCACAAGCTTAGGGTTTGACAGGAAAATTGCATTAAAGTTTATAAACTCATTGCTTGCAATCAAAAACACCGAAGGATTCGCATCTGTTGATATTGTTTGCATAGACAGGTTCAGTCTTTCTTGTGAGTTTTTAAAAGCAGGTGCAATGCCAACGTATATCAAACGCGCAAATAGGGTTTTTGAAATTTCTTCAAACTCATTGCCTGTTGGGATTGAAACAGAGACTCAGTTTGAATATATAAATCACAAACTTGAAAAGGGTGACATGATATTTATGTGTTCAGATGGGCTTTTAGAGCTTTTAGGAGAGGATGGTCAAAAAGAACTTCTTGGCTATCTTTCTTCACATGAGTTTTTGTCAACCCAGAGCGCAACTAAACAAATCTTTGAATGGGCAATTTCAAATTCCTATGGTATCAAAGACGATGTGACAATAATTGTTTTAAAAGTTGGGGGTGCAAGTGAAAAGAAAGGTGATGAAAAGGCAAGTTAA
- the spoIID gene encoding stage II sporulation protein D, translating to MKRQVKKVFVVDRFLMVATVVVLLFANILSNWTNYGKQNVGKTQIPVPATKNRGSKVVSSNFEDKKSDSSKNQIYVNVLRKSTKKVERMSLEEYVIGAVAAEMPAEFATEALKAQAIACRTYAARKISKKMLHEGYEKQKVYLCDDYSHCQAYIDINQMKQRWGKNFDKYYKKIYLAVMATKGEVLAYNGEIIDSLFHAASGGRTEDAKEVFGQSVPYLQSVVSRGEEACPKFSGEFYFPYDEFVKRIKNFYPNLKFDTRKISSQVKVLQRTNTQRVKTIKVGNVTMNGNEFRSIFGLYSTEFWIYPQQRGIEIKTKGYGHGLGMSQWGANYLARQGKNYKEILFYYYKNVKICRVK from the coding sequence ATGAAAAGGCAAGTTAAGAAAGTTTTTGTTGTAGACAGGTTTCTCATGGTGGCTACTGTGGTAGTTTTACTCTTTGCAAACATTCTATCAAACTGGACAAACTATGGAAAACAAAATGTTGGAAAAACTCAGATTCCAGTTCCAGCTACAAAAAATAGGGGCAGCAAGGTTGTGTCAAGTAATTTTGAAGACAAAAAAAGTGACAGTTCAAAGAACCAGATTTATGTAAATGTACTCAGAAAAAGCACAAAAAAAGTTGAGAGAATGTCTTTAGAAGAGTATGTTATTGGTGCTGTTGCAGCTGAGATGCCGGCAGAGTTCGCAACCGAGGCACTGAAAGCGCAGGCAATTGCTTGCCGCACATATGCAGCACGGAAGATTTCAAAAAAGATGCTGCATGAAGGATATGAAAAGCAAAAGGTGTATCTTTGCGATGACTATTCTCACTGCCAAGCGTATATCGATATAAACCAGATGAAACAAAGGTGGGGCAAGAACTTTGACAAGTACTACAAAAAAATATACTTGGCTGTGATGGCAACAAAAGGCGAGGTTTTGGCATACAACGGGGAGATTATAGACAGTCTTTTTCACGCAGCCTCAGGTGGCAGAACAGAAGATGCCAAAGAGGTGTTTGGGCAGAGCGTTCCGTACCTGCAAAGCGTTGTTAGCCGTGGTGAAGAGGCATGTCCAAAATTCAGTGGCGAGTTTTATTTTCCTTATGATGAGTTTGTAAAAAGGATCAAGAATTTTTATCCAAACTTAAAGTTTGACACAAGAAAGATTTCTTCCCAGGTTAAGGTTTTACAAAGAACAAACACACAAAGGGTAAAGACAATAAAAGTAGGGAATGTCACCATGAACGGAAATGAGTTCAGGTCAATCTTTGGGCTTTATTCAACAGAATTTTGGATATACCCTCAGCAAAGGGGTATTGAAATAAAAACAAAAGGATATGGGCATGGTTTGGGTATGAGCCAGTGGGGTGCAAACTACCTTGCAAGGCAGGGGAAAAATTATAAAGAAATTCTCTTTTATTACTATAAAAATGTGAAGATTTGTAGGGTAAAATAG
- a CDS encoding DUF4097 family beta strand repeat-containing protein, with protein sequence MKLRIFLVFVLILTLLSGCKRSEPNVKEYSKEGRWEIFNFKGKAFFLDCDNSNVIIRGKKELKSATVRYVKKIFWNVDDKTSSSKLLTKSEIEKTFDDMEIKIENTLDRLYIKARAYSGEAILANTLSNPKKEFEFEVFLPEKCKVLVQNSNGNVSISDIQDGSIYIVNGKGNITITDAKASIEVKNGEGNIRLDYVNGDFSINNGNGNINLKVEKAGVFKVIGTKGNINAKIDELDGFGLSSFVSLGEGNVTFLVGKNIRARIKVNANGKVQSNFNMIKTGKHYYIDLDSGKNLIEIVNLNGTVKIAKNY encoded by the coding sequence ATGAAACTCAGGATTTTCCTGGTATTTGTCTTGATTTTGACACTTCTGAGTGGCTGCAAACGCTCTGAGCCTAATGTCAAAGAGTATTCAAAAGAAGGAAGGTGGGAGATTTTCAATTTCAAAGGCAAGGCATTTTTTCTTGACTGTGACAATTCAAACGTAATTATAAGAGGGAAAAAAGAGTTAAAAAGCGCCACAGTTCGATATGTCAAAAAGATATTTTGGAATGTTGATGATAAAACTTCTTCATCTAAATTGCTTACAAAGTCAGAAATTGAAAAGACCTTTGATGACATGGAAATAAAGATTGAGAATACGCTTGACAGACTATATATAAAAGCAAGAGCTTACAGTGGTGAAGCCATTTTAGCAAATACACTCTCAAATCCTAAGAAAGAGTTTGAGTTTGAGGTTTTCCTTCCTGAAAAGTGCAAGGTGCTTGTCCAAAACAGCAACGGTAATGTTAGCATCTCAGATATACAAGATGGTTCAATATACATAGTAAACGGCAAAGGCAATATCACAATTACAGATGCAAAGGCCTCAATAGAAGTAAAAAACGGCGAAGGAAATATAAGACTTGACTATGTAAATGGTGATTTTTCAATAAACAACGGAAATGGGAATATAAATCTTAAGGTTGAGAAGGCGGGCGTTTTTAAGGTGATAGGCACAAAAGGAAACATAAATGCCAAGATTGATGAGCTTGATGGCTTTGGTCTTTCGTCGTTTGTCAGCTTGGGTGAGGGAAATGTAACCTTCCTTGTTGGTAAAAATATAAGAGCTCGCATTAAAGTCAATGCAAATGGTAAGGTCCAATCCAATTTTAATATGATAAAAACAGGTAAGCATTACTATATAGACCTTGATTCTGGCAAAAATTTGATTGAGATTGTCAACCTTAATGGAACGGTTAAGATTGCAAAGAACTATTGA
- a CDS encoding NAD+ synthase — protein MKVLLCQINPIVGDIEGNTKKIIRIIKSHRDAKILIFPELAICGYPPKDLLFQKDFIEAVDKAVEKIAKEVEDSFVVVGSPTKSHHVSKLFNSAIIFHQGRIEKIIHKTLLPSYDVFDENRYFIPSPAREVVTIEGINFGISICEDIWNINNDENAMYDINVLDELCQKGAKVFINLSASPYHYTKLENQRLKVLKEAATKYGIPVIYVNQVGGNDELIFDGNSVVVSSDGRLVAKAKEFEEDILEIDLENIDKMPEIEIHEDISWIKKALVLGIRDYFEKTGITKKAVVGLSGGIDSSVVCCLAVEALGRENVLGVSMPSRYSSEHSLKDARKLAENLGIEFRVYSIEEPFKSYLKMFNGSEVALQDLAEENIQARIRGNILMFISNRENRLVLTTGNKSELAVGYCTLYGDMAGGLAVISDLPKMLVYELARYINREREIIPHNVLVKPPSAELRPNQKDQDSLPPYEILDPILVAYIEELKSVDEIVQMGYPKDLVLKIIKMVERAEYKRKQAAPGLKVTSKAFGFGRRMPIVQRWV, from the coding sequence GTGAAAGTTTTACTTTGCCAGATAAATCCCATTGTTGGGGATATTGAAGGCAATACAAAAAAGATAATAAGAATTATAAAATCGCACAGAGACGCAAAAATTCTTATATTTCCGGAACTTGCAATCTGCGGATATCCTCCAAAAGATCTCTTGTTTCAAAAAGACTTTATAGAGGCTGTTGATAAGGCAGTAGAAAAAATTGCAAAAGAAGTGGAAGACAGTTTTGTTGTTGTCGGTAGCCCAACAAAGAGTCATCATGTTTCGAAACTTTTCAATAGCGCTATTATCTTCCATCAAGGCAGGATTGAAAAGATTATACACAAAACTCTTTTGCCCTCTTATGATGTATTTGATGAAAACAGGTACTTTATCCCAAGCCCTGCAAGAGAGGTTGTGACTATTGAGGGGATAAACTTTGGCATAAGCATATGCGAGGATATCTGGAATATAAACAACGATGAAAATGCAATGTACGACATAAATGTGCTCGATGAGCTTTGTCAAAAGGGTGCAAAGGTTTTTATAAACCTTTCAGCATCACCATATCATTATACGAAACTTGAAAATCAGAGGCTAAAAGTTTTGAAAGAGGCTGCAACAAAGTATGGCATTCCTGTTATATATGTGAATCAGGTTGGTGGGAATGATGAGCTGATATTTGATGGAAACAGTGTAGTGGTCAGCTCAGACGGCAGGCTGGTAGCAAAAGCAAAAGAGTTTGAAGAGGACATTTTAGAAATTGATCTTGAAAATATTGATAAAATGCCTGAAATTGAAATACATGAAGACATCTCGTGGATTAAAAAAGCACTCGTGCTTGGAATAAGAGATTATTTTGAAAAGACAGGAATAACCAAAAAAGCAGTAGTAGGTCTTTCTGGAGGAATTGACTCGTCAGTTGTTTGCTGTTTAGCAGTTGAGGCACTAGGAAGAGAAAATGTCTTAGGTGTTTCTATGCCATCGCGATATTCTTCAGAGCACAGCTTAAAAGATGCAAGGAAGCTTGCAGAAAACCTTGGCATAGAATTTAGGGTTTATTCAATTGAAGAGCCGTTTAAAAGCTATCTTAAAATGTTCAATGGAAGCGAAGTTGCTCTGCAGGACTTAGCAGAAGAAAATATCCAAGCGCGAATTCGCGGAAATATCCTCATGTTTATATCAAACAGGGAAAACCGGCTTGTTTTAACAACAGGAAACAAGTCAGAGCTTGCAGTTGGATACTGCACGCTTTATGGTGATATGGCAGGCGGGCTTGCAGTTATATCAGATTTGCCAAAAATGCTTGTGTATGAGCTTGCAAGGTATATAAACAGGGAAAGAGAAATAATACCTCACAACGTTTTAGTAAAACCACCATCTGCAGAGCTCAGGCCCAACCAAAAAGATCAAGACAGTCTTCCACCGTATGAAATCTTAGACCCTATTTTGGTTGCATATATTGAGGAGTTAAAAAGTGTGGATGAAATAGTCCAGATGGGCTATCCTAAAGATCTTGTTTTAAAGATTATCAAAATGGTAGAAAGAGCAGAGTATAAGCGAAAACAGGCAGCACCAGGCTTGAAAGTGACATCAAAAGCATTTGGTTTTGGCAGGCGCATGCCAATTGTTCAAAGGTGGGTGTAA